GCAACAAGAGGGCATATTAGTGCTACCTGAAGAGACCGAAATCGGACGAGACATCTTAGATGTGCTTGCGCTGAATGACTCTATTTTGGAGCTTGATTTGACGCCTAACCGTTCCGATTGCCTAAGCATGCTGGGCGTTGCTTATGAGGTTGCAGCCTTGACTGGACTTCCGTTGGAGCTGCCAGATCCGAGTAAGGATCTGTTTGCAACAACTGAGCTAACATCCGACCACGTGAAAGTATCAATTAGCGCGACTGAGTTATGCTCCATTTATACAGCGCGTTATATTAAGGGTGTACAAATTGGACAAGCGCCACAGTGGATCCAAAATCGACTCATTGCTGCGGGAGTTCGTCCAATCAATAATATCGTAGACATCACTAACTATGTCATGCTGGAATATGGTCAGCCGCTTCATGCATTCGATGCTGCGAAGGTTGCTGGTGGTAAAATAGAGGTTCGTCAGGCAGTAGAAGGCGAAATACTTGTGACGTTGGACGACCAAGAGCGCAAGCTTGAGCCACAAATGCTCGTTATCGCGGATGCTGAGAAGGCGATTGCTTTAGCTGGTGTTATGGGCGGGGCGAATTCTGAAGTGACTGCGAGCACGACAGATATTATTTTGGAATCGGCCAAGTTTGAAGGTGGAACGGTTCGTCGCACATCACGGCAATTGGGATTGCGGTCTGAAGCATCGGTACGATTCGAGAAAGAAGTAGATCAAGCTAGAGTAAGGGCTGCACTTGATCGTGCTGCAGGCTTGATCGCTCGTTATGCTTCCGGTTTAGTAACAGAAGGTATAGTGGAGTCTGAGGTTTCAACTGTTGAGCCGGTTAAAGTTGAGCTGTCCTTATATCGTGTTAACGGAATGCTCGGCACTGAGCTGTCTTCCCTTGAGATCAAGACGATCCTTTCTCGCTTGCAGTTTGAGGCAGATACTAGCGGAGACGGCAGTTGGACTGTTACCGTACCATCACGAAGAGGGGATATTACCCGTGATGTCGATTTGGTTGAAGAAGTAGCTCGTTTGCATGGATATGATGAAATTCCGACCACTCTTATAGAAGGTCCTACAACAGCTGGTTCTCTAACGAAGCCGCAAGCGATTCGACGTGAATTGAGAAAAATAATGACAAGCGCGGGCTTACAAGAGGCGGTTTGTTATTCTGTTACTTCTCTTCAGCGTACGACTTTGTTCAAAGAGCTATCCGGCTCGGCGAAGCCAATTGCTTTAGCAATGCCGATGAGTGAGGAACGTAGTGTACTGCGTACGACTTTACTACCGAGCTTACTTGAAGCGGCAGCTTATAATCTCACTCGCAAAAATAATGACTTGGCGCTACTCGAAATCGGAAATGTATACCATTCTGATGAAGCTGTGCTCACGCGTCTTCCACAGGAGAAGCCACGTGCGGCGCTACTGCTTAGCGGGAATCGTCGTTTAGCTAGCTGGAATCGTTCTGCTGAACCGGTTGATTTCTATGATGCTAAAGGCATTTTGGAGAAGGCTTTCGAAAGATTTGGTTTGTCCGGAAAAATTGCTTATGCAGCAGCTCAGCCTGAGGGCTTCCATCCGGGAAGAACGGCATCTATTACGATTCAGACTGAAAGAGGCACTGAATCAATAGGTTTTGTAGGACAGCTGCATCCGGAGCTGCAGCGTGAGTTTGATCTTCCGGATACGTATATCGCGGAAATTGAGCTTACCCCTATTTATGAATATGCAGATAGTCAAATCAAATATCGTACGCTGCCTCGATATCCAGCAATGGAAAGAGATATCGCTATCGTAGTTAATCGAGACGTATCTGGCGGTGCATTAACAGAGGCCATTACCGCTGCTGGCGGACCATTACTGGAGTCTGTAAAGGTGTTCGACGTGTATACAGGAGATCGAATTGGCAATGACAAGAAGAGCGTTGCATTGGCCCTTGTATACCGTCACGGAGACCGCACATTAACGGACGAGGAAGTTACGGAAGCTCATGCCCTAGTTTTGACTCAACTGGAACAATCTTTCGGCGCGGAACTTAGAAAATAGGCAGGAAACAGTAAGGGAGGCAGCGAATACATCAAGACGCCGATTGGCTGAGATGGTTCGCTGCTTTTTTTTACCTACAAATTATTATAAAATGGAACATTAACTACGAACGCAATGGGGGGATCACGCTATGGATATTAATGACAAAACGCGTGTGACCGTTGACATATACGGAACGCAATATACTCTAACGGGCCACACCAGCACGGAATATATGAAACGGGTTGCCGCTATGGTCAACGAGCAGATGAGCAAAGTTAATAGCGGTTCACCTCGATTAGACTTACCTAAATTAGCGGTTCTTGCAGCTGTAAATATGGGCGATGAGCTCATGAGGCTTCGACGGGAAAGCGAACGGTTATTGCTGGAGGAGACTGAGCGTAAGCGATTGGCTGAAGAGCTGGAAAAATTGAAAGCGGAATCGGCTGAGGAGCTTATTAAAGTAAGGCAGCAGGCTGCGGAAGAGCTGAGCTCGGCTAAAGCCGAAGCGGTTGATGAGCTGGAGTTTCTTAAGGCTCAATCAGAGGAAGAGCTAGAGGACCTGAAGTCGAAAGCTGCAGAAGCTAAA
This portion of the Cohnella abietis genome encodes:
- the pheT gene encoding phenylalanine--tRNA ligase subunit beta; protein product: MNVSYRWLSDYIDLSGITPQQLAEMMTRGGIEIDSVPSRNAGVSGVVVGYVKTRNKHPDADKLSVCTIDAGTGEDLQIVCGASNIDAGQKVPVAMVGAKLPGGLDIKRAKLRGVESQGMICSARELGINDKLLPKEQQEGILVLPEETEIGRDILDVLALNDSILELDLTPNRSDCLSMLGVAYEVAALTGLPLELPDPSKDLFATTELTSDHVKVSISATELCSIYTARYIKGVQIGQAPQWIQNRLIAAGVRPINNIVDITNYVMLEYGQPLHAFDAAKVAGGKIEVRQAVEGEILVTLDDQERKLEPQMLVIADAEKAIALAGVMGGANSEVTASTTDIILESAKFEGGTVRRTSRQLGLRSEASVRFEKEVDQARVRAALDRAAGLIARYASGLVTEGIVESEVSTVEPVKVELSLYRVNGMLGTELSSLEIKTILSRLQFEADTSGDGSWTVTVPSRRGDITRDVDLVEEVARLHGYDEIPTTLIEGPTTAGSLTKPQAIRRELRKIMTSAGLQEAVCYSVTSLQRTTLFKELSGSAKPIALAMPMSEERSVLRTTLLPSLLEAAAYNLTRKNNDLALLEIGNVYHSDEAVLTRLPQEKPRAALLLSGNRRLASWNRSAEPVDFYDAKGILEKAFERFGLSGKIAYAAAQPEGFHPGRTASITIQTERGTESIGFVGQLHPELQREFDLPDTYIAEIELTPIYEYADSQIKYRTLPRYPAMERDIAIVVNRDVSGGALTEAITAAGGPLLESVKVFDVYTGDRIGNDKKSVALALVYRHGDRTLTDEEVTEAHALVLTQLEQSFGAELRK